ATCAGAAGCAGAGGAGTTAGAAAATGAACTGAATAGAGAGTTTGATATTGTTGGAACAGTATTCGATGGAATGAAAGCAGTTGATGAGATCATTAGAAAGAAACCAGAAGTTGTCTTAATTGATATCATGCTGCCATATATCGATGGAGTCGGGGTGATCGAAAAATGCAGAGAATGTATGGAATATGAACAATTACCAGTATTTATTGTTTTAACATCGATCGGTACTGAGAAATTGATCGAATGCGTCAATCATATGGACATTGATTATTGTATGATGAGACCATTTAAGAATGAGGTACTGTGCCGCAGGATCAAACAAGTTGCAAAAATCAAAGGATTGGATCAGAAAATCATTCAGAAAGAAACAGAAAATAATTTTAAGAAAAATGATCAAAGAACAGTGATCGATCATGAATTTCATATGAAACAGGATGTGACAAAGATCATAAGAGATCTTGGAATTCCGGCTCATATAAAGGGGTATCAGTATATTAGAGAGGGAATTATCATGGCAATTGAGGATATTAATATGATGAATTATATTACAAAGTTATTATATCCAACAATTGCGAAAAAATACAAAACGACATCAAGCAGCGTAGAGAGGGCGATTCGGCATGCGATTGAGGTGGCATGGAGTCGTGGAAAAGTTGAATTGCTGGAAGAAATGTTTGGTTATACGATAAGTTCTGGAAAGGGAAAGCCGACAAATTCAGAGTTTATTGCATTGATCGCGGATAAACTAAGACTCGATTATCATATGAATGCATCTTAAGATGATGATGATGAGATAATATAAGATGCATATGGACGAATACAGGGAGATTGTCTGAAGGAGAAAATATGGATGAAAGACATAGAGTTTTAATTGCAGACAGTTATCCGGACGAGGCAGAACAATTAAAGAAAGAATTATCAGGAAAATATAATGTAATATCAGTAAGAGATAATGGGGTGGATACATTGGATGATATTATAAAATTAAAACCTGATCTTGTAGTTATTGATCTGATGCTTTCAGAGATTGACGGAATTGGTGTAATCGAAAAATGCAGGGAATTGATAGAACCAGATAAAATTCCAGCATTTATTGCATTAACAATGCTCGAAAATAGAGAGCTGATGGAGTGTATCAGACGGTTAAAAGTTGATTATTGTATGATGAAACCGTTTCAGGCAGGAATTCTTGCAGAGAGAATTTCACAGATGATACGGATACGTTCAGTAAATAATGATATTCAAAAAAATGAGAAAGCATTGCATGGACGATCAAAAAGAATGTGTAGCATGTGTGGAACGAATGATGTTCGAAGGCAGATTAGCTTTTTGGTTAGGAATTTAGGGGTGCCTGCACATATTAAAGGGTGCCGTTATATGAAATATGCGATTCTAATGGCGATAGAAGACTGTAATCGTATAAATTATATTACAAAATTATTATACCCTGAGATTGCAAAGAAATGTAAAACAACGACCAGTAGTGTTGAACGGGCGATCCGCCATGCGATCGATATTGTATGGACCAAAGGAAATCAAGAACTTTTAAAAGAGATTTTTGGAACATTTGTGATGGAAGGACAGGAACGTCCGACAAATTCACAATTTATTGCAGCAGTTGCAGATTGGATGCGGCTGGAACATCAGATAAAAGTTTCATAAGAATGAAAATATTTTGGAGGATAAGATGAAAGAATATATTCCTGATTATTATAAGGATTTTCAGTGCATTGCAGATAAATGCAAAGATAGTTGCTGCATTGGATGGGAGATCATGATCGATTCTAAGTCCTATAAAAAATATCAGAATGTTAAAGGAGAATTTCGTGACAGGCTGATGAAAGGCATTGATCACGAAGGCACTCCAGCATTTCATCTTGATGATCGTGACCGCTGTGTGTTTTTGAATCAGAAAAATTTATGTGATATTTATATTGAATTAGGAGAAGACGCTTTGTGTGAGATATGTACACAGCATCCGAGATTTCATAATGAATATGGAAATATTCGCCAGACAGGTCTTGGAATGGCATGCGAAGAAGCTACACGGCTGATGTTTGAGACAAAGGAATTTGGATTATGCCAGATTCAGGGAACGAATACAGAGTCAACGGATGACTTTGATGAATCAGTTTTAGAAATTCAATTATGGATATTGGATTTGCTGAAAAAGAAAGAAAACCCAGTGGAACAAAGAATAGAACAGATATTTGATGTGGTGCAGGGAATCCAGGATCATTTGAACCAAACGGGTGAGATTCTGAATACATGGAAAAATGATCCTATAAAGAAGAATCATATATTAAGTCAAATGCGAGAAGAAACATATATCAAAAACTGGATATCTATATATCAGGAATTAGATTTTATGGAGCCAAAGATTCAGAAGATGTTTTGCAAGATGGAACCAATGCCATGCATGATCAAAGAACAAGGAATCGATGAGTCATATATGGAACATTTGATGAGTTATTTTATTTATCGTTACTTTATGAAATCCTGTGAAGATAATAATCTGATCGATAAAGTTAAGTTCGCAATTTTAAGCTGTTTGATAATTGAACAGATGAATGAATATTGTAAGAGAAATCATATTTTGAAGACACCGCAGGAGATTGCTCGAATTTACTCAAAAGAGATTGAATATTCGCAAGAAAACATGGAAATCATTTTTGAAGAGCTATTATTTGGATAGATCATTATACAAACATTTGTAATAGAACAATATATCTTTATAATAGTTCAGAAAAAAACAATTTAAGAAAATTGAAAGTGAAATATTATGAGAATTCGAAAGAGAAAACCAATAGGGAAAAAGACGATCAAATACATAGAGAAATTGTATGAGGCATATTCAAGGAAGTTATTTTGTATTGCAAAGAATCATGTGAAAGACAATGATCTAGCACAAGACGTGGTGCAAAGTGTATTTGAAAAAGCATTGGTATATCCGGAAAGTATTTTGAAGGTGCCAGAGGAAGAAGTATTTTATTTTCTTACGGCAATAACAAAGAATGAATCCTTTACATTGTTGAAAAATGAAAAGAATAATGAACACGAGAGTCTTACATATGAAGACGGGTCAGAAGGGGATTTTGTTGAAGATCCTAGAGATAATTATCTGCAGATGATCGATCTGGAATCTTTAAAACAGAATCTGGCGGCATTACCACGAAGACATCGAGATACGATTTTATTTCGATATGTTTATGGATTGAAATGTAAAGAAATTGCAGATTTATTTAGAATTACAGAGCGAAGTGTTAAAAATCGCTGCAGAGAAGCAAGGGAACTGCTTAGGCAGATGATGGAAGCAGACGAATTGTAATTAGGATCAATATAAAAAGGTTAGCAGTGTGATCATACTGCTAACCTTTTATATTTATTGATTTGTTGCATTTTTCATGAGTTTAGATCCGACTTCTTCATAATTATCCGGGAAGAAGATATGAAGGGTATTTTTACCGCTTTTGATCTTCTGTAGTTTTAATTTAAATGTTTGTGTATGCATATCAGAGGATACATCAATAGAATTGAAAGCTTCGATCACATTAGATACTAATTGTTTCTTTGCATCGGATAAGTTCTCAATGTGAAGAGGTTTTAATTCATCCAAAGTAGTCTGTTTTGCTTGTTTAAAAATGTCCAGATAATTGATGTATTGGCTAGACACCTTAACTGTTGCATTTTTCTTATCTTGACCTGTTACCGTGATCTTGTGGTCTAAGGAAGAAAGTTTGCTGCTGATCGCTTTATAGATTTCATTTGCTTGTTTCTTAGTGATCGTAACGCCTGCATTCTTAAAACTCTTCTGAAGAGTTGATATCATGGATGTCTGATATGTTTTTAAAGTATCAGATGCTTCAGAATTATCAATTCCAAGATCTGTCATCGATGTTGTATCTTGTTTTATGATCAGATCATAGAATGCCTCCATGGTGTCATCAGGTTTTGAGTT
The sequence above is drawn from the Anaerostipes hadrus ATCC 29173 = JCM 17467 genome and encodes:
- the spo0A gene encoding sporulation transcription factor Spo0A; amino-acid sequence: MDERHRVLIADSYPDEAEQLKKELSGKYNVISVRDNGVDTLDDIIKLKPDLVVIDLMLSEIDGIGVIEKCRELIEPDKIPAFIALTMLENRELMECIRRLKVDYCMMKPFQAGILAERISQMIRIRSVNNDIQKNEKALHGRSKRMCSMCGTNDVRRQISFLVRNLGVPAHIKGCRYMKYAILMAIEDCNRINYITKLLYPEIAKKCKTTTSSVERAIRHAIDIVWTKGNQELLKEIFGTFVMEGQERPTNSQFIAAVADWMRLEHQIKVS
- the spo0A gene encoding sporulation transcription factor Spo0A codes for the protein MIRRLKKLEKKLNILIVDGDVSEAEELENELNREFDIVGTVFDGMKAVDEIIRKKPEVVLIDIMLPYIDGVGVIEKCRECMEYEQLPVFIVLTSIGTEKLIECVNHMDIDYCMMRPFKNEVLCRRIKQVAKIKGLDQKIIQKETENNFKKNDQRTVIDHEFHMKQDVTKIIRDLGIPAHIKGYQYIREGIIMAIEDINMMNYITKLLYPTIAKKYKTTSSSVERAIRHAIEVAWSRGKVELLEEMFGYTISSGKGKPTNSEFIALIADKLRLDYHMNAS
- the fliB gene encoding flagellin lysine-N-methylase; protein product: MKEYIPDYYKDFQCIADKCKDSCCIGWEIMIDSKSYKKYQNVKGEFRDRLMKGIDHEGTPAFHLDDRDRCVFLNQKNLCDIYIELGEDALCEICTQHPRFHNEYGNIRQTGLGMACEEATRLMFETKEFGLCQIQGTNTESTDDFDESVLEIQLWILDLLKKKENPVEQRIEQIFDVVQGIQDHLNQTGEILNTWKNDPIKKNHILSQMREETYIKNWISIYQELDFMEPKIQKMFCKMEPMPCMIKEQGIDESYMEHLMSYFIYRYFMKSCEDNNLIDKVKFAILSCLIIEQMNEYCKRNHILKTPQEIARIYSKEIEYSQENMEIIFEELLFG
- a CDS encoding RNA polymerase sigma factor, with the translated sequence MRIRKRKPIGKKTIKYIEKLYEAYSRKLFCIAKNHVKDNDLAQDVVQSVFEKALVYPESILKVPEEEVFYFLTAITKNESFTLLKNEKNNEHESLTYEDGSEGDFVEDPRDNYLQMIDLESLKQNLAALPRRHRDTILFRYVYGLKCKEIADLFRITERSVKNRCREARELLRQMMEADEL